DNA from Streptococcus parasuis:
GAGATACCATGCGCGTAAATATTACACTTGAACACAAAGAATCTGGTGAACGCTTGTACCTTACTTCAAAAAACAAACGTAACACTCCAGACCGTCTTCAATTGAAAAAATACTCACCAAAATTGCGTAAACACGTGATTTTTACTGAGGTGAAATAGGGATTCACTACACGTCAATAGACAGTAGAAACCTTGATTTTATGCGATTTTTGAAATGTTGAATTTCAGTATATTGCATTGAAACTCAACCAAATG
Protein-coding regions in this window:
- the rpmG gene encoding 50S ribosomal protein L33: MRVNITLEHKESGERLYLTSKNKRNTPDRLQLKKYSPKLRKHVIFTEVK